The nucleotide sequence CATGATCGTTCACGGCCAACTGGTAACGCTGGCCCGCCATGTCGATCACGCCCTTTGGCGTATGGGCATTGGCCGAAGCAAGTGCTGCGCGCAGGTTTTCGAACCCCATGCCATATTTGAAGAACAGCAGCGGGTTCATCTCCACCCGCACGGCGGGGGCGGAACTGCCCATGAGCGTCACATCGCCCACACCCTGCACCTGCAGCAGCATGGGCCGCAGGGTGGTGTTCACCAGATCATACAGGTGGGACATGGGTTGCATGCCCGGTGTCACTGCAAGGATCAGCACCGGCGTCGCATTCGGATTGGCGCGATGATAGCTGGGATCGGACCCCGGCGTGGTCGGCAGGTCGTGCCGGGCAGCGCGGATCGCCGCTTCCACATCCCGCGCGGCCCCATTGAGGTCACGGCCCAGCTCAAACCCCAGCGAGATGGAGGTCTCGCCCCGCGTGGAGGTGGACTGCATCTGCGTCACACCCGCGATATTGCCCAGATGCCGCTCCAGCGGGGCGGCCACGGTACGGGCCATGACC is from Acidobacteriota bacterium and encodes:
- a CDS encoding multidrug transporter, with the protein product MKFIAWFVHRPVATTLLLLSAVLSGLMALPHLPVSDLPDVDLPVISVSASNAGGSPEVMARTVAAPLERHLGNIAGVTQMQSTSTRGETSISLGFELGRDLNGAARDVEAAIRAARHDLPTTPGSDPSYHRANPNATPVLILAVTPGMQPMSHLYDLVNTTLRPMLLQVQGVGDVTLMGSSAPAVRVEMNPLLFFKYGMGFENLRAALASANAHTPKGVIDMAGQRYQLAVNDH